A genomic window from Castor canadensis chromosome 18, mCasCan1.hap1v2, whole genome shotgun sequence includes:
- the LOC109700908 gene encoding LOW QUALITY PROTEIN: calmodulin (The sequence of the model RefSeq protein was modified relative to this genomic sequence to represent the inferred CDS: substituted 1 base at 1 genomic stop codon) — translation MADQLTEEQIAEFKEAFSLFDKDGDGTITTKELGTVMRSLGQNPTEAELQDMINEVDADGNGTIDFPEFLTMMARKMKDSEEEIREAFXVFDKDGNGYISAAELRHVMTNLGEKLTDEEVDEMIREADIDGDGQVNYEEFVQMMTPGTFKFQLILVHNTYAAGSHCRAGSRASKLLQQQPPSPGRLLSYPNYNQ, via the exons ATGGCTGATCAACTGACTGAGGAACAGATTGCTGAATTCAAGGAAGCTTTCTCCCTATTCGATAAAGATGGTGATGGCACCATCACAACAAAGGAACTTGGGACTGTCATGAGGTCACTGGGTCAAAACCCAACAGAAGCAGAGTTGCAGGATATGATCAATGAAGTGGATGCTGACGGTAACGGCACCATTGACTTTCCAGAATTTTTGACTATGATGgctagaaaaatgaaagatagtGAAGAAGAAATCCGTGAGGCATTCTGAGTCTTTGACAAGGATGGAAATGGTTACATCAGTGCAGCAGAGCTACGTCACGTCATGACAAACTTAGGAGAAAAACTAACAGATGAAGAAGTAGATGAAATGATCAGAGAAGCAGATATTGATGGAGATGGACAAGTCAACTATGAAGAATTCGTACAGATGATGACTCCTGGGACATTTAAATTCCAGTTGATCCTGGTACATAACACTTAT GCAGCTGGATCTCACTGTCGGGCTGGCAGCCGTGCCTCCAAGCTCTTGCAGCAGCAGCCACCCTCACCAGGGAGGCTCTTAAGCTATCCCAACTACAACCAATAA